The proteins below come from a single Malus domestica chromosome 03, GDT2T_hap1 genomic window:
- the LOC103432542 gene encoding cell wall / vacuolar inhibitor of fructosidase 1-like — MDANLIAQTCNQTPYPDLCVSTLQSDPRSAKADVKGLGIIMVDAVRAKAREANLQVEELIDREPGNTPARNCRFNYDDIFQLDISQAVEAFGKDDYKSAEIGMTNVVANADSCERGFSGGSPFKDESQALHDVAYVAAAIAKVLRS; from the coding sequence ATGGATGCCAATCTGATCGCACAAACATGCAACCAAACACCATATCCCGATCTTTGCGTCTCTACACTTCAATCAGACCCTCGAAGCGCCAAAGCAGATGTCAAAGGCTTAGGCATCATAATGGTTGATGCAGTTAGGGCTAAGGCACGCGAAGCTAATCTCCAAGTCGAGGAGTTGATCGATAGAGAGCCGGGAAATACACCCGCAAGAAACTGCAGATTTAACTACGACGATATTTTCCAACTTGATATTTCTCAAGCCGTTGAAGCTTTCGGTAAAGATGATTATAAGTCAGCAGAGATAGGCATGACTAATGTCGTCGCAAACGCAGATTCATGCGAAAGAGGTTTTTCCGGCGGCAGTCCTTTCAAAGACGAAAGCCAAGCTCTCCATGATGTTGCTTATGTGGCTGCAGCAATTGCCAAAGTATTGCGCTCTTGA